A window from Shewanella livingstonensis encodes these proteins:
- the prfC gene encoding peptide chain release factor 3 has product MSGNNVEVDKRRTFAIISHPDAGKTTITEKVLLFGNALQKAGTVKGKKSGQHAKSDWMEMEKDRGISITTSVMQFPYGGALINLLDTPGHEDFSEDTYRTLTAVDSCLMVIDSAKGVEDRTIKLMEVTRLRDTPIVTFMNKCDRDIRDPIELMDEVEAILKIACAPITWPIGSGKEFKGVYHILRDEVILYQGGMGHTIQEERIIKGLHNPELDKVLGSYASEIRDEMELVAGASHDFNQEAFLKGELTPVYFGTALGNFGVDHILDGIVEWAPKPLPRESDVRNVTPNEEKFSGFIFKIQANMDPKHRDRVAFMRVCSGRYEQGMKMHHVRIGKDVNVSDALTFMAGDRSRAEDAYPGDIIGLHNHGTMRIGDTFTQGEKLRFTGVPNFAPEMFRRIRLKDPLKQKQLLKGLVQLSEEGAVQVFRPIDSNDLIVGAVGVLQFEVVVGRLKSEYNVEAIYEGISVSTARWVYCKDERKLEEFRRKCSQNLALDGGNNLTYIAPTMVNLNLSMERYPDVEFAKTREH; this is encoded by the coding sequence ATGTCAGGCAACAACGTTGAGGTCGACAAACGTCGGACCTTCGCCATCATTTCGCACCCCGATGCGGGTAAAACCACCATCACCGAAAAAGTACTTTTATTCGGAAACGCCTTACAGAAGGCCGGAACGGTAAAAGGCAAAAAGTCTGGTCAACATGCTAAGTCTGACTGGATGGAAATGGAAAAGGATCGTGGTATTTCTATTACCACCTCCGTTATGCAGTTTCCTTACGGTGGCGCACTCATCAATTTACTTGATACGCCTGGTCACGAAGATTTTTCTGAAGATACTTATCGTACGTTAACCGCGGTCGATTCTTGTTTAATGGTGATTGACTCCGCTAAAGGTGTTGAAGACCGTACCATTAAACTAATGGAAGTGACGCGTTTACGTGATACGCCGATTGTGACGTTCATGAACAAATGTGACCGTGATATTCGTGATCCGATTGAGTTAATGGATGAAGTCGAAGCTATTTTAAAGATAGCTTGTGCGCCTATTACTTGGCCCATTGGTTCAGGTAAAGAGTTTAAAGGTGTATATCACATTTTACGTGATGAAGTTATTTTATACCAAGGTGGTATGGGTCACACGATCCAAGAAGAACGTATTATTAAAGGATTACACAATCCTGAGCTTGATAAAGTACTTGGCTCTTATGCTTCTGAAATTCGTGATGAAATGGAACTAGTAGCCGGGGCTTCACATGATTTTAATCAAGAAGCCTTTTTAAAAGGTGAGCTAACTCCAGTATATTTCGGTACAGCTTTGGGTAACTTCGGTGTAGACCATATTCTGGATGGTATCGTTGAATGGGCTCCAAAGCCGCTTCCTCGTGAAAGTGACGTTCGAAATGTAACTCCGAACGAGGAAAAGTTCTCTGGCTTTATCTTCAAAATTCAAGCCAATATGGATCCAAAACACCGAGACCGTGTCGCTTTTATGCGCGTTTGCTCGGGGCGATATGAGCAAGGCATGAAAATGCACCATGTTCGCATCGGTAAAGATGTCAATGTCAGTGATGCTTTGACCTTTATGGCTGGAGACCGAAGTCGTGCTGAAGATGCTTATCCAGGTGATATTATTGGATTACATAATCATGGCACTATGCGAATTGGTGATACATTTACTCAAGGCGAAAAGCTTCGCTTTACTGGTGTGCCTAACTTTGCACCTGAAATGTTCCGCCGTATTCGCTTAAAAGATCCACTAAAACAAAAGCAGTTGCTTAAAGGCTTAGTACAATTATCTGAAGAAGGTGCGGTACAGGTCTTCAGACCAATTGATTCTAACGATTTAATCGTAGGGGCGGTTGGTGTGCTACAGTTTGAAGTGGTTGTTGGACGATTAAAAAGTGAATATAACGTAGAAGCTATTTACGAAGGTATTAGTGTGAGTACCGCACGTTGGGTGTATTGCAAAGATGAGCGTAAATTAGAAGAGTTTCGTCGTAAATGTAGTCAAAATTTAGCCCTCGATGGCGGTAATAACTTGACCTATATTGCGCCTACTATGGTTAATTTGAACTTATCAATGGAACGTTATCCTGATGTTGAGTTTGCCAAGACGCGCGAACACTAA
- a CDS encoding TatD family hydrolase produces the protein MIDTHAHLDMSEFDNDRTQVFDAMHQNGITSAILPGVSVDQWQKQIEIAQQFDCYFSLGIHPWFVPEDIDAAIIKLSGMLQQHSNNKRLVAVGECGLDKLHYWSDKQLLLLEKQLSLAQAYQLPVILHAVKAHQQLLTMLACFKLTKGGVVHGFYGNTDIAKRYISLGFKLGIGALILNPSAKKLRETVVNLPLEHFLIETDSPSMPPFDHPQSRNTPLILPRVVSEIAFLKKKSTVCILEQLNKNALQLFEL, from the coding sequence ATGATTGATACTCATGCCCATCTCGACATGTCAGAGTTCGACAATGATAGAACACAAGTATTTGATGCGATGCACCAGAATGGGATTACGTCGGCAATTTTACCAGGAGTGTCAGTCGACCAATGGCAAAAGCAAATCGAAATAGCACAACAATTTGATTGTTATTTCTCGCTTGGTATTCATCCTTGGTTTGTGCCAGAAGACATTGATGCGGCCATTATTAAACTTAGTGGAATGTTGCAACAACATAGTAATAATAAGCGTTTGGTGGCTGTTGGAGAGTGTGGGCTGGATAAATTACATTATTGGTCTGATAAACAATTGTTGTTACTTGAGAAACAATTGTCACTCGCTCAAGCTTATCAATTACCGGTCATTTTACATGCGGTTAAAGCTCATCAACAATTACTCACAATGCTGGCTTGTTTTAAGCTAACAAAAGGCGGTGTCGTGCATGGTTTTTATGGCAACACTGACATTGCCAAGCGTTATATTTCACTGGGTTTTAAATTAGGCATTGGTGCTTTAATACTCAATCCAAGTGCAAAAAAGCTCCGTGAAACAGTGGTTAATTTACCCTTGGAACACTTTTTAATAGAAACAGACTCGCCAAGTATGCCTCCATTTGATCATCCACAATCACGTAACACCCCGCTCATTCTTCCTCGTGTCGTGTCCGAGATCGCATTTTTAAAGAAAAAGTCGACTGTCTGTATATTAGAACAGTTGAATAAAAATGCTTTGCAACTGTTTGAGCTTTAA
- a CDS encoding NupC/NupG family nucleoside CNT transporter, with product MDIVMSLVGVVTLLLIGFGLSNNRKAINVRTVGGALAIQAFFAGFVLYVPVGKDILKGVSDAVSSVISYAQAGTSFLFGDLANFKVGFIFAINVLPVIIFFSSLIAVLYYLGIMQWIIRIIGGALQKALGTSRTESMSATANIFVGQTEAPLVVRPFIATMTQSELFAIMVGGLASIAGSVLAGYAQMGVPIQYLVAASFMAAPGGLLMAKLMHPETEAAINEMDGLPDDPDKPANVLDAAASGAASGMHLALNVGAMLIAFVGLIAMVNGIIGGVTGWFGLEGITLELILGYIFMPLAFLIGVPWNEALVAGSFIGQKIVVNEFVAYLNFAPYLLDASAEGFKVVAETGIMMSDRTKAIISFALCGFANLSSIAILLGGLGAMAPSRRHDLAKLGIRAVIAGSLANLMSATLAGLFLAI from the coding sequence ATGGATATAGTAATGAGTTTGGTAGGGGTGGTCACCTTACTATTGATAGGTTTCGGACTATCAAATAATAGAAAAGCAATTAATGTTCGTACTGTCGGTGGTGCTTTAGCCATTCAAGCATTCTTTGCTGGTTTTGTTTTATATGTTCCAGTCGGTAAAGATATTCTGAAAGGTGTTTCAGACGCGGTATCAAGTGTGATTAGTTATGCACAAGCAGGTACTAGCTTCTTATTTGGTGATTTAGCTAACTTTAAAGTTGGTTTTATTTTCGCCATTAACGTATTACCTGTCATTATATTCTTCTCTTCTTTAATTGCAGTGCTTTACTACTTAGGCATTATGCAGTGGATCATCCGTATTATCGGTGGTGCATTACAAAAAGCATTAGGCACTAGCCGTACAGAATCTATGTCAGCGACAGCGAATATTTTCGTTGGTCAAACTGAAGCACCGTTAGTTGTGCGTCCGTTTATTGCGACTATGACTCAGTCTGAGTTATTCGCAATCATGGTGGGTGGTTTAGCATCAATCGCGGGTTCAGTATTAGCTGGTTACGCGCAAATGGGTGTACCAATTCAATACTTAGTTGCTGCGTCATTCATGGCTGCTCCAGGTGGTCTATTAATGGCTAAACTGATGCATCCTGAAACTGAAGCTGCTATCAACGAAATGGACGGATTACCAGATGATCCTGATAAGCCAGCAAACGTTTTAGATGCTGCTGCTTCAGGCGCTGCATCAGGTATGCACCTTGCATTAAACGTTGGTGCAATGTTGATCGCATTCGTAGGTTTAATTGCAATGGTTAACGGTATCATCGGTGGCGTAACAGGTTGGTTTGGTTTAGAGGGTATTACTCTAGAACTTATCCTTGGTTATATCTTTATGCCTCTTGCTTTCCTAATCGGTGTACCTTGGAACGAAGCGCTAGTTGCGGGTTCTTTCATCGGTCAAAAGATTGTGGTTAACGAATTTGTTGCTTACTTAAACTTCGCTCCGTATCTACTTGATGCATCTGCTGAAGGCTTCAAAGTAGTTGCAGAAACTGGCATCATGATGTCAGACCGTACTAAAGCGATTATCTCTTTCGCATTGTGTGGATTCGCTAACTTATCTTCTATTGCAATTTTACTTGGTGGTTTAGGTGCTATGGCTCCTTCACGTCGCCATGACCTTGCAAAATTAGGTATTCGTGCTGTTATCGCTGGTTCATTAGCTAACTTAATGAGCGCGACATTAGCCGGTTTATTCTTAGCAATCTAA
- a CDS encoding outer membrane protein OmpK → MMKKLNTLVLASTVALAGSAFTASAAEQTGDIHANDYKWMQFNIMYAIDEHPIANEDEATHNYLEMEFGGRSGFVDLYGYVDVFNLANNDSGDKDTGASKMFMKLAPRFSLDAITGTDLSFGPVQEVYLSTLFNWGGGAISTAGNGEGDVNMSFWGVGADVMVPWLGKTGMNLYGAYDINRKDWNGYQFSANWFKPFVFFEDKSFLSFQGYVDYQFDMDEEYSGQNSDGNYNNTEHGGAGFLGLYYHTDRFALGYGAKYFYHSYGLNDNAFKNQFFDGLNTTGWTHFLTATYKI, encoded by the coding sequence ATGATGAAAAAATTAAATACTTTAGTATTAGCAAGTACTGTTGCATTAGCGGGTTCTGCATTTACTGCTTCGGCTGCTGAACAAACTGGCGACATTCATGCTAACGATTACAAGTGGATGCAGTTTAACATTATGTATGCAATCGATGAGCATCCAATTGCAAACGAAGATGAAGCAACGCATAACTATTTAGAAATGGAATTTGGCGGTCGCTCTGGTTTTGTTGACTTATATGGATACGTTGATGTTTTCAACTTAGCTAACAATGATTCAGGCGATAAAGATACCGGCGCGAGCAAAATGTTCATGAAGTTAGCTCCTCGTTTCTCTCTTGATGCCATTACTGGAACCGATTTATCTTTTGGCCCAGTTCAAGAAGTTTATTTATCTACTCTATTTAACTGGGGTGGCGGTGCTATCAGTACAGCTGGCAACGGCGAAGGCGATGTTAACATGTCTTTCTGGGGTGTTGGTGCTGATGTAATGGTTCCATGGTTAGGTAAAACTGGCATGAACTTATACGGTGCTTATGACATTAACCGTAAAGACTGGAATGGTTACCAATTCTCAGCTAACTGGTTTAAGCCATTTGTTTTCTTCGAAGACAAAAGCTTCTTATCTTTCCAAGGTTATGTTGATTACCAATTCGATATGGACGAAGAATATTCAGGCCAAAACAGTGATGGTAACTATAACAACACTGAACACGGTGGCGCTGGTTTCTTAGGTCTTTACTACCATACAGACCGTTTTGCTTTAGGTTATGGTGCTAAATATTTCTACCACTCATACGGCTTAAATGACAACGCATTTAAGAATCAGTTCTTTGATGGTTTGAATACTACTGGTTGGACTCACTTCTTAACCGCGACATACAAAATCTAG
- the deoC gene encoding deoxyribose-phosphate aldolase, whose product MTDLKKAALRGISLMDLTTLNDDDTDQKVIDLCHKAKSAAGNTAAICIYPRFIPIARKTLNDLDCEDIKIATVTNFPHGNDDIAIAVLETRAAVAYGADEVDVVFPYRALMEGNETVGFELVKACKEECGDDVLLKVIIESGELKDPALIRKASELAIDAGANFIKTSTGKVAVNATLEAAEIMLTVISEKNRQVGFKPAGGVRDAAQTAEFLDLAERILGADWVSPQTFRFGASSLLNSLLHTLELVEAPKPTSGY is encoded by the coding sequence ATGACTGATTTAAAAAAAGCAGCGTTACGCGGTATTTCATTAATGGATTTAACTACATTAAACGATGATGATACCGATCAAAAAGTGATTGATTTGTGCCACAAAGCCAAGTCTGCAGCAGGTAATACTGCAGCGATTTGTATTTACCCTCGCTTTATTCCTATCGCCCGCAAAACACTTAATGATCTTGATTGTGAAGACATTAAAATTGCAACAGTGACTAACTTTCCACACGGTAACGATGACATTGCCATCGCAGTATTAGAGACTCGTGCAGCTGTTGCCTATGGCGCAGATGAAGTTGATGTTGTATTTCCATACCGTGCATTAATGGAAGGTAATGAGACTGTTGGTTTTGAACTCGTTAAAGCGTGTAAAGAAGAGTGCGGCGATGATGTACTTTTAAAAGTGATTATCGAATCTGGCGAGTTAAAAGATCCTGCTCTTATTCGTAAAGCCTCAGAATTAGCTATCGATGCCGGTGCTAATTTTATTAAAACATCAACCGGTAAAGTCGCGGTTAATGCTACTCTTGAAGCGGCTGAAATTATGTTAACCGTTATCAGCGAAAAGAATCGTCAGGTTGGTTTTAAGCCTGCTGGCGGTGTGCGTGATGCCGCTCAAACTGCAGAGTTTTTAGACCTAGCTGAACGTATTTTAGGTGCTGATTGGGTTAGCCCGCAAACTTTCCGTTTTGGTGCTTCTAGCTTGTTAAATAGCTTGTTGCATACATTGGAATTAGTAGAAGCTCCTAAGCCTACTTCTGGTTACTAA